The following are encoded together in the Brassica napus cultivar Da-Ae chromosome A9, Da-Ae, whole genome shotgun sequence genome:
- the LOC106350004 gene encoding uncharacterized protein LOC106350004 → MSSAAVNPQFLDHYENPYYLHSSDHAGLVLVSDRLSSGAEFHSWKRSIRMALNVRNKLGFIDGTIPKPLESHRDAGSWSRCNDMVTTWIMNSVSKKIAQSTAESIWKNLLVRFKQDDAPRVYEIEQRLGSIQQGSMDVTTYYTELVTLWEEYKNFIDLPVCTCGRCECNAASLWEKLQERSRVMKFLMGLNESYDASRRQILMMKPIPSLEDVFNMITQDERQKSIKPAVKSDAVIFQTMGSPSESVPTDAHVLAAAQHGYRPKQRPLCTYCGQYGHILQKCFKIHGYPPGHRFHGQTPRGSSSQSMAARGQQNKSGYPRSHHQHQPLQYPPSNTVTNVTNVPMMGSSIPSSSSLDVNRMSQDQVQYILHQLQASVRPPESSVQNQHATITEHGHMAAQSSSGIILSLSSNLRFENNILTFNHQCLSSLYNALPSGSWIIDSGATTHVCSDLARFSDLSTVTGVTVSLPNGHKEPISHIGSIIVSPIITLHNVLYVPSFRFNLISVRCLLVDNNSSAHFYVDHCLIQKSTQGLMIGRGSIFNNLYVLDTNVSASPTICASLLDDGQL, encoded by the coding sequence ATGAGTTCTGCTGCTGTGAATCCTCAGTTCTTGGACCATTACGAAAATCCATACTATCTTCACAGTTCTGATCATGCTGGACTGGTTCTCGTTTCCGATCGTCTTTCTTCCGGTGCGGAGTTTCATTCTTGGAAGCGCTCGATACGTATGGCCTTGAATGTTCGTAATAAGCTTGGTTTCATCGATGGTACGATTCCTAAACCTCTTGAAAGCCATCGTGATGCTGGATCTTGGTCTCGTTGCAATGATATGGTAACAACTTGGATTATGAATTCTGTTTCAAAGAAGATAGCTCAGAGTACTGCTGAATCGATTTGGAAGAATTTGTTGGTACGATTCAAGCAGGATGACGCTCCACGAGTGTATGAGATTGAGCAACGATTAGGGTCTATCCAGCAAGGTTCTATGGATGTAACAACGTACTATACAGAGCTTGTCACTCTATGGGAAGAGTACAAGAACTTCATAGACCTTCCTGTTTGTACATGTGGCAGATGTGAGTGTAATGCTGCTTCTTTGTGGGAGAAACTGCAGGAACGTAGTCGGGTGATGAAGTTTTTGATGGGGCTTAATGAGTCTTATGATGCTAGTCGTCGTCAGATCTTGATGATGAAACCCATTCCGTCTCTTGAAGATGTTTTTAATATGATCACTCAAGATGAGAGACAGAAGAGTATCAAACCTGCTGTGAAGAGTGATGCCGTGATATTTCAAACAATGGGTTCTCCCTCTGAGTCTGTACCTACTGATGCTCATGTTCTTGCTGCTGCTCAACATGGTTATCGCCCCAAGCAGCGCCCTTTATGCACTTATTGTGGTCAATATGGTCATATTCTACAGAAGTGTTTCAAGATACATGGCTATCCTCCGGGGCATCGCTTTCATGGTCAAACTCCAAGAGGATCTTCTTCACAGTCAATGGCTGCACGAGGACAGCAAAATAAGAGTGGTTACCCTCGTTCTCACCATCAGCACCAACCTCTGCAGTATCCTCCATCTAACACGGTTACTAATGTCACTAATGTTCCTATGATGGGTTCTTCCATTCCATCATCTTCAAGCTTGGATGTTAATCGTATGAGTCAAGATCAAGTACAGTACATTCTTCACCAACTTCAAGCTTCTGTTCGTCCTCCTGAGTCTTCAGTTCAGAATCAGCATGCTACTATCACGGAACATGGTCACATGGCTGCTCAATCCTCTTCTGGTATCATTCTTTCTTTATCCTCAAACCTTCGTTTTGAAAACAATATACTTAccttcaaccatcaatgtctttcATCCCTTTATAATGCCCTGCCTAGTGGTTCTTGGATAATTGACAGTGGGGCCACGACGCATGTCTGTTCTGATCTTGCGCGTTTCAGTGATCTTTCTACTGTCACTGGTGTCACCGTGTCTCTCCCGAATGGTCACAAAGAGCCTATTAGTCATATAGGCAGCATCATAGTTTCACCAATTATTACACTGCATAATGTGCTTTATGTGCCATCTTTTCGTTTTAATCTCATCAGTGTGCGTTGCTTACTTGTTGATAATAATTCCTCAGCTCACTTTTATGTTGATCATTGTTTGATTCAGAAATCTACTCAGGGATTGATGATTGGTAGAGGGTCTATTTTCAACAATCTTTACGTCTTAGATACAAATGTTTCTGCGTCTCCTACTATCTGTGCCTCTTTGTTGGATGATGGTCAACTTTGA
- the LOC106347143 gene encoding receptor-like protein 4 has product MLLPPLYSLHYSLSQIRIPTMPLSPSFFLSLSSLLLILPLSLSSPFNTSFFIDCGSPEPSTDAFNRTWLPDQFYSGGSTAVVSEPLRFHHVAEKTVRYFPLSFGKKNCYVLPLPAGRYYIRTFTVYDNYDGKSHSPSFDVSVEGTLVFSWRSPWPENLLQGGSYSDLFAFIGDGELDLCFYSIATDPPIVGSLEVLQVDPSSYDADGTGRDVLLVNYGRLTCGSDQWGPGFTNDTDSFGRSWQSDEEFSSEEAKSLARSLSTVEKIKGVDQAPNFFPVKLYQTAVTVSGGGPLVYELEVDAKLDYLMWFHFSEIDSTVKKAGQRVFDLVVNEDKVRRVDVFNEVGGFAAYSLNYTVKNLSSTTLTVKLSPITGAPIISGLETYAIVPADMATVPEQMAAMKALKDSLRVPDRMGWNGDPCAPTSWDAWEGVQCRPNPQGSALVIFQIDLGSQGLKGFISEQISHLTNLNSLNLSSNSLTGQLPLGLGHKSLASLDLSNNQLTGPIPESLSTSSLKLVLLNGNELQGKVPEEVYSVGVHGGIIDLSGNKGLCGVPSLPSCPLLWENGHLSKGGKIAIAVSCVVVLVLVLLVIYLCCIWRGRHDYDFAPPTDLTSLAAKRNRYQRQKSLMLLEMESQHAKGMPTLPLNSQ; this is encoded by the exons ATGCTTCTTCCCCCCCTTTACTCTCTCCACTACTCTCTCTCACAAATCCGAATTCCAACAATGCCCTTGTCTCCctccttcttcctctctctctcctcccttCTCCTGATCcttcccctctctctctcctctccgttCA ATACTTCTTTCTTCATCGACTGTGGAAGCCCCGAACCTTCCACCGACGCCTTCAACCGCACATGGCTCCCCGACCAATTCTACTCCGGCGGATCCACCGCCGTCGTCTCCGAGCCTCTCCGTTTCCACCACGTCGCCGAGAAAACCGTCCGCTACTTCCCTCTCTCCTTCGGCAAGAAAAACTGCTACGTCCTCCCCCTCCCCGCCGGCCGTTACTACATCAGAACCTTCACGGTCTACGACAACTACGACGGCAAATCACACTCCCCCTCCTTCGACGTCTCCGTGGAAGGCACCCTCGTCTTCTCCTGGAGATCCCCTTGGCCTGAGAACCTCCTCCAAGGCGGCTCTTACTCCGATCTGTTCGCCTTCATCGGAGACGGCGAGCTTGATTTGTGCTTCTACAGCATCGCCACCGATCCTCCTATAGTAGGCTCCCTCGAGGTCTTGCAGGTGGATCCGTCTTCCTACGACGCCGACGGGACTGGTCGGGATGTTTTGTTGGTTAACTACGGGAGACTCACTTGCGGTTCGGACCAGTGGGGGCCTGGTTTCACCAACGACACCGATAGTTTCGGTCGGTCGTGGCAGTCTGACGAGGAGTTTAGCTCCGAGGAGGCTAAGTCCTTGGCGAGGTCGTTGTCCACGGTGGAGAAGATCAAGGGAGTGGATCAGGCTCCCAATTTTTTCCCGGTTAAGCTTTATCAGACGGCGGTGACGGTGTCCGGAGGTGGACCGCTTGTTTATGAGCTGGAGGTTGACGCGAAGCTTGATTACTTGATGTGGTTCCATTTCTCGGAGATTGACTCGACCGTGAAGAAAGCTGGTCAGAGAGTGTTTGATCTTGTGGTGAATGAGGATAAAGTGAGGAGAGTTGACGTGTTCAACGAGGTTGGAGGTTTTGCGGCTTACAGTTTGAACTATACCGTCAAGAATTTGAGTAGTACTACTTTGACGGTCAAGCTCTCGCCTATTACTGGAGCACCGATCATCAGCGGGCTAGAGACTTACGCCATTGTTCCTGCTGATATGGCTACGGTGCCTGAACAAA TGGCTGCTATGAAAGCCTTGAAGGATTCACTGCGTGTTCCTGATAGGATGGGTTGGAATGGTGATCCTTGTGCTCCTACTAGCTGGGACGCTTGGGAAGGAGTCCAATGCCGGCCTAACCCACAAGGATCTGCTCTTGTTATATTCCAAAT AGACCTGGGAAGCCAAGGCTTAAAAGGATTCATCAGTGAACAGATTAGCCACCTGACGAATTTGAATAGCCT GAACTTGAGTTCAAATTCCTTAACTGGTCAACTACCTTTAGGTCTTGGTCATAAATCCCTTGCGAGTCT TGACTTGTCAAACAATCAGCTCACAGGACCAATACCTGAAAGCTTGTCCACTTCAAGCTTAAAACTCGT GCTTTTGAATGGCAACGAGTTGCAAGGAAAGGTACCTGAGGAGGTTTATTCAGTTGGTGTTCATGGTGGAATTATCGA TCTCTCTGGAAACAAAGGATTATGCGGTGTTCCCTCTCTTCCCTCGTGTCCACTGTTATGGGAGAATGGCCACTTATCCAAAGGAGGTAAAATAGCCATAGCCGTGTCTTGTGTGGTGGTATTGGTTCTAGTGCTCTTGGTCATTTACTTGTGCTGTATCTGGAGAGGAAGACATGATTACGACTTTGCACCTCCTACCGATCTAACAT CACTTGCAGCAAAGAGAAACAGATACCAGAGGCAGAAGTCGTTGATGCTACTGGAAATGGAGAGCCAACATGCTAAAGGAATGCCTACACTTCCCTTAAACTCGCAATag
- the LOC106347144 gene encoding AP2/ERF and B3 domain-containing transcription repressor TEM1-like, with translation MDNSCIDDSTSNTSGSLSTSTPSAKKKLSPPPPPPATMRLYRMGSGGSSVVLDSENGVETESRKLPSSKFKGVVPQPNGRWGAQIYEKHQRVWLGTFNEEEEAAASYDIAARRFRGRDAVTNFKSPALDGTDAESAFLEAHSKAEIVDMLRKHTYADELQQSKRKFLDGNGKRCGSGTAAMSKGNDGVSRAREVLFEKAVTPSDVGKLNRLVIPKQHAEKHFPLPAMTTATVVTAMTPSPTKGVLINLEDRTGKVWRFRYSYWNSSQSYVLTKGWSRFVKEKNLRAGDVVCFERSTGPDRQLYIDWKVQSGKEEITPVQSVVRLFGVNIFNATTNAKPNDVAVECGGKKRSREVDLFALGCSKKQTMMINAL, from the coding sequence ATGGATAACAGCTGTATAGATGACAGTACTAGCAACACTTCAGGGTCTCTCTCCACCTCTACTCCCTCCGCGAAGAAGAAGCTctcccctcctcctcctcctccggcgaCGATGCGTCTCTACAGAATGGGAAGCGGCGGAAGCAGCGTCGTGCTGGACTCAGAGAACGGCGTCGAGACTGAGTCACGTAAGCTCCCGTCGTCGAAGTTCAAAGGCGTCGTCCCTCAGCCTAACGGAAGATGGGGAGCTCAGATTTACGAGAAGCACCAGCGTGTCTGGCTCGGCACTTTCAACGAGGAGGAAGAAGCCGCGGCTTCCTACGACATCGCAGCTCGGAGATTCCGCGGCCGCGACGCCGTCACGAACTTCAAGTCGCCGGCGCTCGACGGGACCGACGCTGAGTCTGCCTTTCTTGAGGCTCATTCTAAGGCCGAGATCGTTGATATGTTGAGGAAACACACTTACGCCGACGAGCTTCAACAGAGCAAACGGAAGTTCCTTGACGGTAACGGAAAACGATGCGGGTCAGGGACGGCGGCAATGAGTAAGGGAAACGACGGCGTTTCGAGAGCGCGTGAAGTTCTTTTCGAGAAAGCCGTTACGCCTAGCGACGTCGGGAAGCTTAACCGGTTGGTGATACCGAAACAGCACGCGGAGAAGCATTTTCCGTTACCGGCGATGACGACGGCGACGGTGGTGACGGCGATGACTCCGTCTCCGACGAAAGGTGTTTTGATTAATTTGGAAGACAGGACGGGGAAGGTGTGGCGGTTCCGTTACTCGTACTGGAACAGCAGTCAAAGTTACGTGTTGACCAAGGGCTGGAGCCGGTTCGTTAAGGAGAAGAATCTCCGAGCCGGCGATGTGGTTTGCTTCGAGAGGTCGACCGGACCAGACCGGCAGTTGTATATTGACTGGAAAGTTCAGTCCGGTAAGGAGGAAATTACACCGGTTCAGAGTGTGGTTAGGCTATTCGGGGTCAACATTTTTAATGCGACGACTAACGCTAAACCAAACGACGTCGCAGTAGAGTGCGGTGGCAAGAAGAGATCTCGGGAAGTTGATTTGTTTGCGTTAGGGTGTTCCAAGAAGCAGACGATGATGATCAATGCCTTGTga